The DNA segment GGGTGTTTATTATTTGGTCAATGGGGCAATTTGATCAAAAATTATACAGAAATTCTTGATAATCGCTCAATTGGCGCTCTTTATCTGGCAAATTATGTGGCAAATCACTTGCGCAATCCGCTGCTTTTGGGCATATGGCGGTCATGCTTACACAATCGATCAAACGTTTCTATAAAAAGGCCGATGCGAGCGCCGATGAAACCGGGGCTGGCTGGCGCGTGCTTCTCGATGGTCGTGCGGTGAAAACACCGGCCAAGGCCGATTTCCTGCTGCCGTCCGAAGTGCTTGCGCGTGAAATCGCGGCGGAATGGGACGCGCAAGGCGAGAAAGTCCAGCCTTCCACCATGCCGATCATGCAGCTTGCCGCGACCGCGATTGACCGGGTGCGGCCCAACCGTGATGCGGTGATTGCTGAACTGACCGGCTATGGCCGATCTGATTTGCTCTGCTACCGCGCATCCTTCCCCGAAGACCTGATCGAACGTCAGGCCAAGACATGGCAACCGTTGCTTGATTGGTCAAAGAACGATCTGGGCGTGGTGCTGACGGTCACCGAAGGTGTGATGCCGATCACCCAGGATGATCATGCACTGCTGCGTTTGCAGGATCATGTCGAAGGTTTTGACGACTATTACCTGACGGCCCTGCACAGTCTGACGACGATTTCCGGCTCCGTGATCATCGGTCTTGCGGTGATGAAACGCCAGATGGACACCACAACGGCATTCGAAGCATCTATGCTTGACGAAGGCTATGCGATGGAAAAGTGGGGCGACGATGCCGAGGCCATCGCCCGTCTCGACCGTCACCGGGCAGAGTTTTTGGCCGCCGGACGTTATCTTGAGTTGCTGGGCTAACCCGCAACTGGTCGCGCAAATGCCATGACCCATACAAAGGAGTAGGAAGCTGCTCCTTTTTTTTTATGCTCGTTTCCTGTGCATGTTGGATCCTGTTTATCGGTGTTCTACTTTTGAAGGGATTGCTGATCCGGAGAGTGAGTTCAATAAGTTAGCTCGACCGGGG comes from the Thalassospira sp. ER-Se-21-Dark genome and includes:
- a CDS encoding ATP12 family protein: MLTQSIKRFYKKADASADETGAGWRVLLDGRAVKTPAKADFLLPSEVLAREIAAEWDAQGEKVQPSTMPIMQLAATAIDRVRPNRDAVIAELTGYGRSDLLCYRASFPEDLIERQAKTWQPLLDWSKNDLGVVLTVTEGVMPITQDDHALLRLQDHVEGFDDYYLTALHSLTTISGSVIIGLAVMKRQMDTTTAFEASMLDEGYAMEKWGDDAEAIARLDRHRAEFLAAGRYLELLG